In Actinomyces weissii, a genomic segment contains:
- a CDS encoding thiamine-binding protein produces MLVAFSVSPTTTDAPDGSVSEAVARAVAVVRASGLPNETTSMFTTLEGEWDECMAVVKAACQAVAEVSPRVALVLKADIRPGWTGQLTAKVERVEQHLQAHP; encoded by the coding sequence GTGCTTGTGGCCTTCTCCGTGTCCCCCACCACCACCGACGCGCCGGACGGCTCGGTCAGCGAGGCGGTGGCGCGCGCCGTCGCCGTCGTGCGCGCCTCCGGCCTGCCCAACGAGACCACCTCCATGTTCACCACCCTGGAGGGGGAGTGGGACGAGTGCATGGCGGTGGTCAAGGCCGCCTGCCAGGCCGTGGCGGAGGTCAGCCCGCGCGTGGCCCTGGTGCTCAAGGCCGATATCCGCCCCGGCTGGACCGGCCAGCTAACCGCCAAGGTCGAGCGCGTGGAGCAGCACCTGCAGGCGCACCCCTAG
- a CDS encoding DUF4276 family protein encodes MRKVLVLVEGQTEEELVKNVLAPAALSRDVHLVPSVVITSASSAATHRGGGSWSHYEKRLRQFLATSYLSKVGLLLDYYAYPKDAPGQARCWWLRPACRPCWSAAPRSAPGGRTCWPEGGLSGRRTAGLPCSCTGSPHTTCARSHLGIARLGVSRLAAPASRGAPAGAAPRARPWRLAGRSSRGGYRP; translated from the coding sequence ATGAGGAAGGTCCTCGTGCTGGTGGAGGGGCAGACCGAGGAGGAGCTGGTCAAGAACGTGCTGGCTCCGGCAGCCCTCTCACGAGACGTCCACCTGGTCCCGTCGGTCGTCATCACGTCAGCGAGCTCCGCCGCGACCCACCGGGGTGGTGGCAGCTGGAGTCACTATGAGAAGCGGCTGCGGCAGTTCCTGGCCACCAGCTACCTGAGCAAGGTCGGTCTGCTGCTGGACTACTACGCCTACCCCAAGGACGCCCCGGGGCAGGCCCGCTGCTGGTGGCTGAGGCCGGCCTGCAGGCCGTGCTGGAGCGCTGCCCCACGTTCAGCGCCTGGTGGGAGGACCTGCTGGCCTGAGGGCGGCCTGAGCGGCAGACGTACGGCAGGTCTGCCGTGCTCATGTACGGGAAGCCCCCATACAACCTGTGCCCGCTCACACCTAGGCATCGCACGCTTGGGCGTGAGCCGCCTGGCCGCCCCGGCGTCTAGGGGTGCGCCTGCAGGTGCTGCTCCACGCGCTCGACCTTGGCGGTTAGCTGGCCGGTCCAGCCGGGGCGGATATCGGCCTTGA
- a CDS encoding AAA family ATPase — MSRGLGTLKVEGLASIRNLTLDLSTEVTVLIGANGSGKSNLVSALELVARIWDGSFQEYLQQRGGISNLLFEDAQTRAGRVRIELTSGFNEEDKRNGYRVELREDWKDTDLATLHEWLLFQAGRDRERPFAEDLGSGTSSQVRSLSESAAGDRLSGFAKHVGPILQGCRVFHFDDVSATAPVKSWSTLGDDLALRSDAQNIAAYLYKVKEEHPQHYRRIVTAVRHVTPFFDDFVLVPSKNERIRLRWRQKGMDRVFSAREASDGTLRFICLATLLLGPDLPATVVLDEPELGLHPAAIGLLAEMTRVAGRNGHKVILATQSVPLLSHYGVEEVAVLERVDGATQARRPDPAQLEGFLEEYSTGNLWEMNLLGGRPAAEGSGA, encoded by the coding sequence ATGAGTCGTGGACTGGGGACCTTGAAGGTGGAGGGGCTGGCGTCGATCCGCAACCTCACGCTGGACCTGAGCACGGAGGTGACCGTGCTGATCGGCGCCAACGGCTCCGGCAAGTCGAACCTGGTCAGCGCCCTGGAGCTGGTGGCCCGTATCTGGGACGGCTCCTTCCAGGAGTACCTGCAGCAGCGCGGCGGCATCAGCAACCTGCTGTTCGAGGACGCCCAGACCCGGGCCGGGCGCGTCCGGATCGAGCTGACCTCCGGCTTCAACGAGGAGGACAAGCGCAACGGCTACCGGGTGGAGCTCCGGGAGGACTGGAAGGACACGGACCTAGCCACCTTGCACGAGTGGCTCCTGTTCCAGGCTGGGCGGGACCGGGAGCGGCCCTTCGCGGAGGACCTGGGCTCGGGCACCAGCAGCCAGGTCCGCAGCCTGTCCGAGTCGGCGGCCGGGGACCGGCTCAGCGGCTTCGCCAAGCACGTGGGCCCGATCCTGCAGGGGTGCCGGGTCTTCCACTTTGACGACGTCTCAGCGACCGCGCCGGTCAAGAGCTGGTCCACCCTGGGTGACGACCTGGCCCTGCGCTCGGACGCGCAGAACATCGCCGCCTACCTGTACAAGGTCAAGGAGGAGCACCCGCAGCACTACCGGCGCATCGTGACGGCGGTGCGGCACGTAACCCCGTTCTTTGACGACTTCGTGCTGGTGCCCAGCAAGAACGAGCGCATCCGCCTGCGCTGGCGCCAGAAGGGTATGGACCGGGTGTTCTCAGCACGTGAGGCCAGCGACGGCACGCTGCGCTTCATCTGCCTGGCGACGCTGCTGCTGGGCCCGGACCTGCCTGCCACCGTGGTCCTGGACGAGCCCGAGCTGGGCCTGCACCCGGCGGCTATCGGCCTGCTGGCGGAGATGACACGGGTGGCGGGCCGCAACGGCCACAAGGTCATCCTGGCCACCCAGTCCGTGCCGTTGCTGTCCCACTACGGGGTGGAGGAGGTGGCGGTGCTGGAACGGGTCGACGGCGCCACCCAGGCCAGGCGGCCGGACCCCGCACAGCTGGAGGGCTTCCTGGAGGAGTACTCCACCGGGAACCTGTGGGAGATGAACCTGCTGGGAGGCCGCCCCGCAGCCGAGGGGAGCGGCGCATGA
- the mtnN gene encoding 5'-methylthioadenosine/S-adenosylhomocysteine nucleosidase, which yields MSSSSSVQNCPPRPVSAVVVVAMPQEAQPFVEALEPLEGADPLPPLPGPGGVVSLALPPVPAGPRELVLVRSGIGLVNAAAALATVLTAVRPEIVVSAGTAGGLGRQVEVGDVCVSDTLSYTDADATAFGYAPGQVPGMPVLYAGDTRSLDLLGGRLEALRRATPSSGAARLHRGLMLAGQSFVTAQNVAGTRETFPASLSTDMESTALAQVAAGAGVPFVSVRGVSDLCGPEAGQEFHIGVEEAAARSAALVLSLLA from the coding sequence ATGAGCAGCTCGAGTTCTGTGCAGAACTGCCCGCCCCGCCCGGTCAGCGCCGTCGTGGTGGTGGCCATGCCGCAGGAGGCCCAGCCTTTCGTGGAGGCCCTGGAGCCGCTGGAGGGAGCGGATCCCCTGCCGCCGCTGCCGGGTCCCGGGGGCGTGGTGAGCCTGGCGCTGCCGCCGGTTCCGGCGGGGCCACGGGAGCTGGTGCTGGTGCGCAGCGGGATCGGCCTGGTCAACGCCGCCGCGGCGCTGGCCACGGTGCTAACCGCCGTACGCCCGGAGATCGTGGTCTCCGCAGGCACCGCCGGCGGGCTGGGACGGCAGGTGGAGGTGGGGGACGTGTGCGTCTCGGACACGCTCAGCTACACCGACGCCGACGCCACCGCCTTCGGTTACGCACCCGGCCAGGTACCTGGTATGCCGGTGCTCTACGCCGGGGACACCCGCAGCCTGGACCTGCTGGGGGGGCGCCTGGAGGCGCTGCGCCGGGCGACCCCGTCCTCCGGGGCGGCCCGCCTGCACCGGGGCCTGATGCTGGCGGGGCAGTCCTTCGTGACGGCGCAGAACGTGGCGGGCACGCGCGAGACCTTCCCGGCGTCACTGAGCACGGACATGGAGTCCACGGCGCTGGCGCAGGTGGCGGCGGGAGCTGGTGTGCCCTTCGTGTCGGTGCGGGGCGTGTCCGACCTGTGCGGCCCGGAGGCAGGCCAGGAGTTCCACATCGGGGTGGAGGAGGCGGCCGCCCGCTCCGCCGCCCTGGTGCTGTCCCTGCTGGCCTGA
- a CDS encoding acyltransferase, translating into MAGKSAAQRVGRLITAVKGHDYHVDEALPGSYLLGVLAQRAIMKARGVARTGLGRKVFLGRGARLRGASRFRCGRGCTIAEGAYLDAMSTDGVVWGSNVSLGRNSRIECVGSLEHLGKGMRVGDNTGLGTDCLYGAAGGISIGSNVMVGNYVSFHSENHVHTDTARPMREQGVTHQGISVGDDVWIGAKATVLDGARIGRGVIIAAGAVVTAGEYEDYGIYGGVPARKIGSRQA; encoded by the coding sequence ATGGCAGGCAAGTCCGCAGCCCAGCGGGTCGGCAGGCTGATAACCGCCGTCAAAGGCCACGACTACCACGTGGACGAGGCCCTACCCGGCAGCTACCTGCTAGGTGTCCTGGCGCAGCGCGCCATCATGAAGGCCCGGGGCGTGGCCCGCACCGGCCTGGGCCGCAAGGTGTTCCTGGGGCGCGGGGCCCGCCTGCGCGGGGCCAGCCGCTTCCGCTGCGGCCGCGGCTGCACGATCGCTGAGGGCGCCTACCTGGACGCCATGAGCACCGACGGCGTCGTGTGGGGCAGCAACGTCTCCCTGGGCCGCAACTCGCGGATCGAGTGCGTAGGCAGCCTGGAGCACCTGGGCAAGGGGATGCGCGTGGGCGACAACACCGGCCTGGGCACCGACTGCCTCTACGGCGCGGCCGGGGGCATAAGCATCGGCAGCAACGTGATGGTCGGCAACTACGTCAGCTTCCACTCCGAGAACCACGTGCACACGGACACCGCCCGCCCCATGCGGGAGCAGGGCGTCACCCACCAGGGCATCAGCGTGGGCGACGACGTGTGGATCGGCGCCAAGGCCACCGTCCTGGACGGGGCGCGCATAGGACGGGGCGTGATCATTGCCGCCGGGGCGGTGGTCACGGCCGGTGAGTACGAGGACTACGGCATCTACGGGGGCGTGCCCGCCAGGAAGATCGGCAGCCGCCAGGCCTGA
- a CDS encoding CDP-alcohol phosphatidyltransferase family protein, giving the protein MAKALADRSQPWSQVHKALRGAQKSNRNAPAYSRWLNRPLGGLLAASAFKLGLTPNQVTGISAVFTFGGLTLLATTSPTWLHGLVVAVLLALGYALDSADGQLARLRGGGSPAGEWLDHVIDATKQASLHLVVAILWFRHLQGWPVWTVLVPLGFSVVACVWFFTMILTDQLERAAGTKHSGAVAQQPRSSLLNSVIATGLDYGFQVVTMLLLGWWTGWRWLYVGLAVFNLLMLLAQLVRWYRRVNALPRP; this is encoded by the coding sequence ATGGCAAAGGCCTTGGCCGACCGCAGCCAGCCCTGGTCGCAGGTGCACAAAGCCCTGCGTGGCGCCCAGAAGAGCAACCGCAACGCCCCGGCGTACTCACGCTGGCTCAACCGCCCCCTGGGCGGCCTGCTGGCCGCCAGCGCCTTCAAGCTGGGCCTGACCCCCAACCAGGTTACCGGGATCAGCGCGGTCTTCACCTTCGGGGGGCTGACCCTGCTGGCCACCACCTCCCCCACCTGGCTGCACGGCCTGGTCGTGGCAGTGCTGCTGGCCCTGGGCTACGCGCTGGACTCCGCCGACGGCCAGCTGGCGCGCCTGCGGGGCGGTGGCAGCCCCGCCGGGGAGTGGCTGGACCACGTCATTGACGCCACCAAGCAGGCCTCCTTGCACCTGGTGGTGGCGATCCTGTGGTTCCGGCACCTTCAGGGCTGGCCGGTGTGGACGGTGCTGGTGCCCCTGGGCTTCTCCGTGGTGGCCTGCGTGTGGTTCTTCACCATGATCCTCACGGACCAGCTGGAGCGGGCCGCAGGCACCAAGCATTCCGGCGCGGTGGCCCAGCAGCCGCGCAGCTCGCTGCTGAACTCAGTGATCGCCACCGGCCTGGACTACGGCTTCCAGGTGGTGACCATGCTGCTGCTGGGCTGGTGGACCGGCTGGCGCTGGCTGTACGTAGGGCTGGCAGTCTTCAACCTGCTGATGCTGCTGGCCCAGCTGGTGCGCTGGTACCGGCGGGTCAACGCCCTGCCGCGCCCCTGA
- a CDS encoding alpha/beta fold hydrolase — MSTLTVSNAPLAREVFGPTTDPTAPLLVLSHGITDSAACWVEAVEAWVGQGYRVLALDARGHGASPRWEEPDLATPELAGERLVQDLTEVLEQVHAQGLDGEGPASGPVVLVGHSMGGVTSLVVAARRPELVTAVVAEDPAFTTPARRKQTRASAQKRLRTVQEIAADPQARFNKEVQENPTWSHREVAASVKGVVDCDQAFIRTGCTGPTTSWQEVVDSLSVPTLLVTGTAEDVIVDRDLLEAITKRQPAISTAVVEGAPHCVRRTFSGRFHSVVDPWLRHRTRP, encoded by the coding sequence GTGAGCACCCTGACTGTCAGCAACGCCCCCCTGGCCCGCGAGGTATTCGGCCCCACCACCGACCCCACCGCCCCGCTGCTGGTCCTCTCCCACGGCATCACCGACAGCGCCGCCTGCTGGGTGGAGGCCGTAGAGGCCTGGGTCGGGCAGGGGTACCGCGTGCTGGCCCTGGACGCCCGCGGGCACGGCGCCTCCCCCCGCTGGGAGGAGCCCGACCTGGCTACCCCGGAGCTGGCTGGCGAGCGCCTGGTGCAGGACCTGACGGAGGTCCTGGAGCAGGTCCACGCCCAGGGGCTGGACGGTGAGGGCCCCGCCTCCGGCCCGGTGGTGCTGGTCGGCCACTCCATGGGCGGGGTGACCTCCCTGGTGGTGGCGGCGCGTCGGCCGGAGCTGGTCACCGCGGTGGTCGCGGAGGACCCGGCATTCACCACTCCCGCCCGCCGCAAGCAGACGCGCGCCAGCGCCCAGAAGCGGCTGCGCACGGTCCAGGAGATCGCCGCCGACCCGCAGGCACGCTTCAACAAGGAGGTCCAGGAGAACCCCACCTGGTCCCACCGGGAGGTCGCCGCCAGCGTCAAGGGAGTGGTGGACTGCGACCAGGCCTTCATCAGGACCGGCTGCACCGGCCCGACGACGTCGTGGCAGGAGGTCGTGGACTCCCTGAGCGTGCCCACGCTGCTGGTGACCGGCACCGCCGAGGACGTCATCGTGGACAGGGACCTGCTGGAGGCGATCACCAAGCGGCAGCCCGCTATCAGCACCGCCGTGGTCGAGGGGGCCCCGCACTGCGTGCGCCGCACCTTCTCCGGTCGCTTCCACTCGGTGGTAGACCCCTGGCTGCGCCACCGTACCCGCCCTTGA
- a CDS encoding pyridoxamine 5'-phosphate oxidase family protein, whose protein sequence is MTIPSAITPGTIDVESVLPTVPTLLGPGRRVLLTTVGPDGAPHTQPVLMLADAENRCGYASLLTKATSSKVAHVRSHSRVTLAGSTPQPCWGRFSIEAKARVVEVPQALGGPSVVRIEFELLSARVWVIYSSAPRDNEVFEIPVA, encoded by the coding sequence ATGACCATCCCCAGTGCGATCACACCGGGAACTATTGACGTCGAGTCAGTTCTCCCCACCGTCCCGACCCTTCTCGGACCTGGCCGCCGTGTCCTGCTCACTACGGTCGGCCCGGACGGCGCCCCGCACACCCAGCCGGTCCTGATGCTGGCGGACGCGGAGAACCGCTGCGGCTACGCGAGCCTGCTGACCAAGGCGACCTCCAGCAAGGTGGCGCACGTGCGCTCACACTCCCGGGTCACCCTGGCTGGCTCCACGCCGCAGCCCTGCTGGGGGCGCTTCTCGATCGAGGCGAAGGCCCGCGTCGTAGAGGTGCCGCAGGCCCTGGGCGGACCCTCGGTGGTGCGGATAGAGTTCGAGCTGCTCTCCGCGCGCGTCTGGGTGATCTACTCATCCGCCCCGCGCGACAACGAGGTCTTCGAGATCCCCGTGGCCTGA
- a CDS encoding S-ribosylhomocysteine lyase, translated as MSEHSESCPQTSSPRTKPRMNVESFNLDHRQVAAPFVRVADRKRLPGGDELVKYDVRFCQPNQEHLEMATVHSVEHLVAELMRNHTDRLVDWSPMGCQTGFYALTLGLEPAEFLPLLEATCQDVLAATAVPAANEVQCGWGANHSLAGAQAAVGRFLAARAQWETVIPGQQPG; from the coding sequence ATGAGTGAGCACAGCGAGTCCTGCCCGCAGACCAGCAGCCCCCGGACGAAGCCTCGTATGAACGTGGAGTCCTTCAACCTGGACCACCGCCAGGTGGCGGCGCCCTTCGTGCGGGTGGCGGACCGCAAGCGCCTGCCCGGCGGTGACGAGCTGGTCAAGTACGACGTGCGTTTCTGCCAGCCGAACCAGGAGCACCTGGAGATGGCGACGGTGCACTCGGTAGAGCACCTGGTGGCTGAGCTGATGCGCAACCACACCGACCGCCTGGTGGACTGGAGCCCGATGGGCTGCCAGACCGGCTTCTACGCCCTGACCCTGGGGCTGGAGCCGGCAGAGTTCCTGCCTCTGCTGGAGGCCACCTGCCAGGACGTGCTGGCGGCGACGGCGGTCCCGGCCGCCAACGAGGTGCAGTGCGGCTGGGGGGCGAACCACTCCCTGGCGGGGGCGCAGGCGGCGGTGGGCCGGTTCCTGGCCGCCCGCGCGCAGTGGGAGACGGTCATCCCCGGTCAGCAGCCTGGGTGA
- a CDS encoding alpha/beta fold hydrolase: MPSADTQPVPGATASPDPTAGASPWPQPQAAAPTAVTAAAAATSTPAAATSASRAAAATPAAVAAVRTTTPTPAPGVALPPEPLARIEAGQPGAPTLVLLHGVTSCAAAQAEAVRHWVARGYRVVALDARGHGLSPRWGAAQLERAGEVLVEDLRAVLEDLAAQARARAAAGLPTALDTTGRPRPPVVLGHSMGAATAMVLAGRHPELVSGVVLEDPALYGTRSEAELLARGAARERARAAQAADPTTALAQAAGRPLLEVLPSVWASQCCDPALLRTGVVAPEVPWEEALAALRVPTLLLTGNQPASARLGEDGLARARQLNPRVQVVLVDGAGHQVRSTRPRQYYSAVERWLGRLPLNP, encoded by the coding sequence ATGCCCAGCGCCGATACGCAGCCCGTGCCCGGAGCCACCGCGTCCCCTGACCCTACGGCGGGCGCGAGTCCGTGGCCCCAGCCGCAGGCCGCCGCCCCCACGGCTGTCACGGCTGCCGCAGCCGCCACGTCCACTCCCGCCGCTGCTACGTCCGCTTCCAGGGCTGCTGCCGCCACCCCCGCGGCTGTCGCAGCCGTGCGCACCACCACCCCGACGCCCGCCCCCGGCGTCGCCCTCCCGCCTGAGCCGCTCGCCCGCATCGAGGCCGGGCAGCCGGGAGCCCCCACCCTGGTGCTGCTCCACGGCGTCACCAGCTGCGCGGCCGCCCAGGCGGAGGCCGTACGGCACTGGGTCGCCCGCGGCTACCGGGTGGTGGCCCTGGACGCCCGCGGTCACGGCCTGTCCCCGCGCTGGGGCGCCGCACAGCTGGAACGCGCCGGGGAGGTCCTGGTGGAGGACCTGCGCGCCGTCTTGGAGGACCTGGCCGCCCAGGCCCGCGCCCGGGCCGCCGCCGGGCTGCCTACCGCCCTGGACACCACCGGCAGGCCCCGGCCTCCTGTCGTGCTGGGCCACTCCATGGGGGCTGCTACCGCCATGGTGCTGGCCGGACGCCACCCAGAGCTGGTCAGCGGCGTCGTCCTGGAGGACCCCGCCCTGTACGGCACCCGCAGCGAGGCAGAGCTCCTGGCCAGGGGGGCGGCACGGGAACGTGCCCGGGCCGCCCAGGCGGCTGACCCCACCACCGCCCTGGCTCAGGCCGCGGGCAGGCCCCTCCTGGAGGTGCTGCCCAGCGTATGGGCCAGCCAGTGCTGTGACCCCGCACTGCTGCGCACCGGCGTCGTGGCCCCGGAAGTGCCCTGGGAAGAGGCCCTGGCGGCGCTGCGCGTACCCACCCTGCTGCTGACCGGCAACCAGCCCGCCAGCGCCCGGCTGGGAGAGGACGGCCTGGCCCGGGCCCGGCAGCTGAACCCCCGTGTCCAGGTGGTGCTGGTGGACGGCGCAGGCCACCAGGTGCGCAGCACCCGTCCTCGGCAGTACTACTCCGCCGTGGAGCGCTGGCTGGGGCGGCTGCCTCTCAATCCGTGA
- a CDS encoding AI-2E family transporter, producing the protein MTVRTRRPVVPDVPSPRSQGESIATVMAMLTVAAVGVYFVRSLIGPAFFALTLVITVRPMVSWLVRRHVPRLLAATLALASIFAFVMAMFVALGVAVAQLVDTLPGYSERFQQLWGQVLRHLVKVGVDQDTLLKQLSSMIDTQKAVSLAQELLVQLSSMGSILTLLALTVAFIIFDTSRIEGRTAALVELKPGLASALADFAQSVRSYWMVSTIFGLIVAALNGLSLWWLGVPMAVTWALLAFVTNYIPNIGFVIGVIPPAILALVDSGPWTALWVVVIYSVTNFVIQSIIQPKFTGDAVGLNLTTTFLSLVFWSSVIGALGTILAVPLTLFVKALFIDSDPRSAWVGLFLSAGDSPDLVTESRPSELAARDLDGDDVESLDAAQRRRVEGVAREVARTTAAAATGKALRPRQERDTETAGAGRKGAGAEGRPRSRSGKPGKESSRQGKD; encoded by the coding sequence ATGACCGTTAGAACCAGACGCCCTGTCGTCCCGGACGTACCGTCCCCCCGCAGCCAGGGGGAGTCCATTGCCACCGTAATGGCCATGCTCACGGTGGCGGCGGTGGGCGTGTACTTTGTGCGCAGCCTGATCGGCCCAGCGTTCTTCGCCCTCACGCTGGTCATCACGGTGCGGCCGATGGTGTCCTGGCTGGTGCGTCGGCACGTGCCCCGGCTGCTGGCCGCGACCTTGGCGCTGGCCTCGATCTTCGCCTTCGTTATGGCCATGTTCGTGGCCCTGGGGGTGGCGGTGGCCCAGCTGGTGGACACCCTGCCTGGCTACTCCGAGCGCTTCCAGCAGCTGTGGGGGCAGGTCCTGCGCCACCTCGTCAAGGTGGGGGTGGACCAGGACACGCTGCTCAAGCAGCTGAGCTCCATGATCGACACCCAGAAGGCGGTCTCGCTGGCCCAGGAGCTGCTGGTCCAGCTCTCCTCCATGGGCTCGATCCTCACCCTGCTGGCGCTAACGGTCGCCTTCATCATCTTTGACACGTCCAGGATCGAGGGCCGCACCGCCGCCCTTGTGGAGCTCAAGCCCGGCCTGGCCTCCGCGCTGGCGGACTTTGCGCAGTCGGTGCGCTCCTACTGGATGGTCTCCACCATCTTCGGTCTGATCGTCGCGGCCCTCAACGGCTTGTCGCTGTGGTGGCTGGGCGTGCCGATGGCGGTTACCTGGGCGCTGCTGGCCTTCGTCACCAACTACATCCCCAATATCGGCTTCGTGATCGGGGTGATCCCGCCCGCGATCCTGGCGCTGGTGGACTCCGGCCCCTGGACCGCCCTGTGGGTGGTGGTGATCTACTCGGTTACCAATTTCGTGATCCAGTCGATCATCCAGCCCAAGTTCACCGGCGACGCCGTGGGCCTGAACCTGACCACCACCTTCCTGTCCCTGGTGTTCTGGTCCTCGGTGATCGGCGCCCTGGGCACGATCCTGGCGGTCCCGCTGACCCTGTTCGTCAAGGCGCTGTTCATCGACTCCGACCCCCGCTCCGCCTGGGTGGGCCTGTTCCTGTCCGCCGGGGACTCGCCGGACCTGGTCACCGAGTCCCGGCCCTCCGAGCTGGCCGCCCGAGACCTGGACGGCGACGACGTCGAGAGCCTGGACGCCGCGCAGCGCAGGCGTGTGGAGGGAGTGGCCCGGGAGGTCGCCCGCACCACGGCGGCCGCCGCCACCGGCAAGGCGCTGCGCCCGCGACAAGAGCGTGACACTGAGACGGCGGGCGCAGGCAGGAAGGGGGCGGGCGCTGAGGGGCGGCCCCGCAGCCGCTCCGGGAAGCCCGGTAAGGAGTCCTCCCGGCAGGGCAAGGACTGA
- a CDS encoding hydroxymethylpyrimidine/phosphomethylpyrimidine kinase, protein MTNQRTPITLAIAGSEASGGAGAQTDLRTFTQLGVFGCVALTCIVSFDPKQGFDHRFVPIDPQVLTDQVEAAVGVHGQVDAVKIGMLGTVPTIEATAQALKQYRFPQVVVDPVLICKGQEPGAALDIDNALREQVLPLATITTPNLFESQVLSGMEEITSVAQLKDAAKRIHDQGVPNVLAKAGTLLDTGTALDVFYDGSDLEVLEVPAIGRERVSGAGCTLAAAITAELAKGATPLEAARTAKEVVVSAITHRMHGNAPFDCVYQGCYRQA, encoded by the coding sequence ATGACGAATCAGCGAACCCCTATCACCCTGGCCATCGCGGGCTCGGAGGCCTCTGGCGGTGCCGGCGCACAGACCGACCTACGGACCTTCACGCAGCTGGGCGTGTTCGGTTGCGTGGCCCTGACCTGCATCGTGTCCTTCGACCCCAAGCAGGGCTTCGACCACCGCTTCGTACCCATCGACCCGCAGGTGCTCACCGACCAGGTGGAGGCCGCCGTCGGTGTACACGGGCAGGTCGACGCCGTGAAGATCGGCATGCTGGGGACCGTCCCCACCATCGAGGCGACGGCGCAGGCCCTCAAGCAGTACCGCTTCCCCCAGGTCGTGGTGGACCCGGTGCTGATCTGCAAGGGGCAGGAGCCCGGGGCCGCGCTGGACATCGACAACGCCCTGCGCGAGCAGGTGCTGCCCCTGGCAACCATCACCACCCCTAACCTGTTCGAGTCCCAGGTGCTCTCCGGCATGGAGGAGATCACCTCGGTGGCCCAGCTCAAGGACGCCGCCAAGCGCATCCACGACCAGGGCGTGCCCAATGTGCTGGCCAAGGCCGGCACCCTGCTGGACACCGGCACCGCCCTGGACGTCTTCTACGACGGCAGCGACCTGGAGGTGCTGGAGGTCCCGGCCATCGGCCGCGAGCGCGTCTCCGGGGCGGGCTGCACCTTGGCCGCCGCCATCACCGCCGAGCTGGCCAAGGGCGCCACGCCCCTGGAGGCGGCCCGTACCGCCAAGGAGGTCGTGGTCTCGGCGATCACGCACCGGATGCACGGCAACGCGCCCTTCGACTGCGTCTACCAGGGCTGCTACCGCCAGGCCTGA